A genomic window from Candidatus Andeanibacterium colombiense includes:
- a CDS encoding PadR family transcriptional regulator, with translation MHNHRHGGRGRRGKGFERGFGAGAPFFAAMENIGDEIGRKCGQRGFGGGFGRGGGWGDDFASGFGSGFGGFGGRGGGRRGRMFASGELRLVLLKLIADEPRHGYELIKALEELTGGTYVPSAGTIYPTLALLADEGAIEDTAGEGSRRAFAATDAGRKELEERGEEAEALLARLAELGKQDERHRSPEVLRALMNLGGVLKNSVFKSNPDAEKLQQIVDIIDETAKRIERL, from the coding sequence ATGCATAATCACAGACATGGTGGCCGCGGCCGACGCGGCAAGGGTTTCGAACGCGGTTTCGGGGCAGGCGCTCCGTTCTTCGCGGCGATGGAGAACATTGGCGACGAGATCGGCCGCAAGTGCGGGCAGCGCGGTTTCGGCGGCGGTTTTGGGCGCGGCGGGGGCTGGGGCGACGATTTCGCTTCGGGCTTCGGTTCCGGTTTCGGCGGCTTCGGCGGCCGTGGCGGTGGGCGGCGCGGTAGGATGTTCGCTTCGGGCGAGCTTCGCCTCGTCCTGCTCAAGCTGATCGCGGACGAACCGCGCCACGGCTACGAGCTGATCAAGGCGCTCGAGGAACTGACCGGCGGCACCTACGTGCCCAGCGCCGGCACGATCTATCCCACGCTGGCGCTGCTCGCCGACGAAGGCGCGATCGAGGACACCGCCGGTGAAGGATCGCGCAGGGCCTTCGCCGCGACCGACGCTGGCCGCAAGGAGCTCGAAGAGCGGGGCGAGGAAGCCGAGGCGCTGCTCGCGCGGCTCGCCGAACTCGGCAAGCAGGACGAGCGGCACCGTTCCCCCGAGGTACTCCGCGCGCTGATGAATCTCGGCGGGGTGCTCAAGAACAGCGTGTTCAAGAGCAACCCCGATGCCGAGAAGCTCCAGCAGATCGTCGACATCATCGACGAAACCGCGAAGCGGATCGAGCGGCTTTGA
- a CDS encoding SDR family NAD(P)-dependent oxidoreductase, translating into MTDTTKPLALVTGVGPGTGAATVRRFAEGGYRVAMMARDSERLAALEREIPDTFAVPCDVSDDLALTDAIKRIGNPKVIVHNAVGGAFGTFSQVDAKTLRDNFEINAMALFSLARLATPAMIEAGEGAIIVTGNTSSQRGRAAFAGFAPTKAAQRILAEALARDLGPQGVHVAYLIIDAVIDVPWQRERLPEAHDDFFISPASIAGEIYHLAHQPRDAWSFLAEVRPFHEEW; encoded by the coding sequence ATGACCGATACGACCAAACCGCTAGCCCTGGTGACCGGAGTGGGCCCTGGCACGGGGGCAGCCACGGTGCGGCGTTTCGCCGAAGGAGGATATCGGGTAGCCATGATGGCGCGCGACTCCGAGCGGCTTGCCGCGCTCGAACGCGAAATCCCCGACACCTTCGCTGTACCCTGCGATGTGAGCGACGACCTCGCCCTGACGGACGCGATAAAGCGGATCGGCAATCCAAAGGTGATCGTCCACAATGCGGTTGGGGGCGCCTTCGGCACCTTCTCGCAGGTGGACGCCAAGACATTGCGCGACAATTTCGAGATCAACGCGATGGCACTGTTCAGCCTCGCGCGCCTCGCGACGCCGGCGATGATCGAGGCCGGTGAAGGGGCCATCATCGTTACTGGCAATACTTCGTCGCAGCGCGGCCGCGCGGCCTTTGCCGGCTTTGCGCCAACCAAGGCGGCACAGCGCATTCTCGCGGAAGCGCTTGCGCGCGATTTGGGTCCCCAAGGCGTCCATGTCGCCTATCTCATAATCGATGCGGTAATTGATGTTCCCTGGCAGCGCGAACGACTGCCCGAGGCACACGATGACTTCTTCATCTCCCCCGCCTCTATCGCAGGCGAAATCTATCATCTCGCGCATCAGCCCCGTGACGCATGGTCATTTCTCGCCGAAGTGAGGCCCTTCCACGAGGAATGGTAG
- a CDS encoding DUF4424 family protein, with the protein MLPLLAALAAALLPAPALANDSEAEWALGGLVLKQNDAISMDREDLFISAAEVKVDYTYTNHSDADQKVLVSFPMPALPGGAFAEPGAYPDFTGLDFATTVDGKAVGWTRTQRAVAGGRDVTDALEAEGFPLQWYQDDGFIEKISSLPANEGRRLERAGLLRRETDWGGNDLRPAWQVETSIVREQLFPARATIHVSHRYTPATGGSVGGLIEHLGEKDHAAQAAAYRQRYCTDAAFFAGFRKRQKAEAAKGGGDWSPGYGETWIGYVLSSGANWRGPIGEFRLVVDKGLPENLVSFCMDGVTKLSPTQFEVRKLDYEPDRDLNILILQWSSDDT; encoded by the coding sequence GTGCTCCCGCTGCTGGCCGCGCTCGCCGCCGCGCTGCTTCCGGCCCCTGCCCTCGCGAACGATTCGGAGGCGGAGTGGGCGCTGGGCGGGCTGGTGCTGAAGCAGAACGATGCGATCAGCATGGACCGGGAGGATCTGTTCATCTCGGCCGCCGAGGTGAAGGTCGATTACACCTACACCAACCATTCGGACGCGGACCAGAAGGTGCTGGTGAGCTTTCCGATGCCGGCGCTGCCGGGCGGCGCCTTCGCCGAGCCGGGGGCCTATCCCGATTTCACCGGGCTCGATTTCGCGACGACGGTCGACGGCAAGGCGGTTGGCTGGACGCGGACGCAGCGGGCGGTGGCCGGCGGGCGGGACGTGACCGATGCGCTCGAGGCGGAGGGCTTTCCGCTGCAATGGTATCAGGACGACGGCTTCATCGAGAAGATTTCCAGCCTTCCCGCCAACGAGGGCCGGCGGCTGGAGCGGGCCGGGCTGCTGCGGCGCGAGACGGATTGGGGCGGCAACGATCTGCGGCCGGCCTGGCAGGTCGAGACCTCGATCGTGCGCGAGCAGCTGTTTCCGGCACGTGCGACGATCCATGTCAGCCACCGCTATACGCCCGCTACCGGCGGCTCGGTCGGCGGACTGATCGAGCATCTCGGCGAGAAGGATCATGCCGCACAGGCGGCGGCCTACAGGCAGCGCTATTGCACCGATGCCGCGTTCTTCGCCGGCTTCCGCAAGCGCCAGAAGGCCGAGGCGGCGAAGGGCGGCGGCGACTGGAGCCCCGGCTATGGCGAGACCTGGATCGGCTATGTCCTGTCGAGCGGCGCGAACTGGCGCGGGCCGATCGGGGAATTCCGCCTGGTGGTGGACAAGGGCCTGCCGGAGAATCTCGTCAGCTTCTGCATGGATGGCGTAACGAAGCTTTCCCCGACCCAATTCGAGGTGCGGAAACTGGATTACGAGCCCGATCGCGATCTTAACATATTGATCCTGCAGTGGTCTTCCGACGACACCTAG
- a CDS encoding 2-hydroxychromene-2-carboxylate isomerase, with protein sequence MTQSIELFLEFRSPYTYLALTQLSAMDLDIALRPVDLHKVMKLVGNVPTSLTCEPKGRYARVDLERWATRSGVSFNPSNMSANDADACSRAVLAATTSDDALTVALTLFRALWSEAKTLANADDVVAALADADIDLATIKSRIDSPEMFEKYIANTNEAARRGVFGSPTIFVGDAMFFGNDRLDFVREELARLEMAA encoded by the coding sequence ATGACACAAAGTATCGAACTGTTCCTCGAATTTCGCAGTCCCTACACCTATCTCGCGCTGACCCAACTCTCAGCGATGGACCTCGATATCGCGCTGCGTCCCGTAGATCTGCACAAGGTCATGAAACTGGTAGGCAATGTGCCGACCAGCCTGACCTGCGAACCCAAGGGCCGCTATGCGCGCGTCGATCTTGAGCGATGGGCGACGCGCTCTGGCGTGTCGTTTAATCCGTCCAACATGTCGGCGAACGATGCGGACGCATGCTCCCGGGCGGTGCTGGCGGCAACAACAAGCGATGACGCGCTGACAGTGGCGCTCACCCTTTTCAGGGCACTGTGGAGCGAGGCCAAGACCCTTGCAAACGCCGACGATGTTGTCGCCGCTCTGGCCGATGCCGACATCGACCTCGCGACCATCAAGAGCCGGATCGACAGCCCTGAAATGTTCGAAAAATATATAGCCAACACCAACGAAGCGGCCCGGCGCGGCGTCTTTGGCTCACCGACGATCTTCGTCGGCGATGCGATGTTCTTCGGCAATGACCGACTTGATTTCGTGCGCGAGGAACTCGCGCGTCTGGAGATGGCAGCATGA
- a CDS encoding glycosyltransferase family 1 protein: MEASDLRIALISGNYHMVRDGPTQALNRLVGYLLRQGAQVRVFAPTTRAPQVEPTGDLVIVPSFSIPGRAEYQFPLGLYGNAWRKFSGFEANMIHVASPDFAARQAAKWGRDHDVPVLATVHTRFETYPRYYHAKFLEPTIEGWLRTFYRRADALMAPAESMRQVLLDQGMNEEIGIWARGVDRELFNPGRRSLEWRRGLGIADDEVAIGFLGRIVMEKGLDVFANTIALLEKRKVKFRVLVIGDGPARPYFEGKLPKNTAFSGVLHPPEIGTAVASMDVLFNPSATETFGNVTLEAMACGHPVVAAQATGSDMLVIDGVTGALIKPNSIRDFARTLQSYVERPDLRAAHGSAGERRSLDFDWDRINQGMLDTYLRLARQRAARRGG; the protein is encoded by the coding sequence ATGGAAGCTTCCGACCTTCGAATTGCCCTGATCAGCGGCAATTATCACATGGTGCGCGACGGGCCGACCCAGGCGCTCAACCGGCTGGTCGGCTATCTGCTGCGGCAGGGCGCGCAGGTGCGCGTGTTCGCGCCGACGACGCGCGCGCCGCAGGTCGAGCCGACCGGGGACCTGGTGATCGTGCCCTCGTTCTCGATTCCGGGGCGCGCCGAATATCAGTTCCCGCTCGGGCTCTACGGCAATGCGTGGCGCAAGTTCTCCGGGTTCGAGGCGAACATGATCCATGTCGCGAGTCCCGACTTCGCGGCGCGTCAGGCGGCGAAGTGGGGGCGCGATCACGACGTGCCGGTGCTCGCCACCGTCCACACGCGGTTCGAGACCTATCCGCGCTATTACCACGCGAAGTTCCTCGAACCGACGATCGAGGGCTGGCTGCGGACGTTCTACCGCCGCGCCGATGCGCTGATGGCGCCGGCCGAAAGCATGCGCCAGGTGCTGCTCGACCAGGGCATGAACGAGGAGATCGGGATCTGGGCGCGCGGGGTCGACCGCGAATTGTTCAATCCCGGCCGCCGCAGCCTCGAATGGCGCCGCGGCCTGGGCATCGCCGACGACGAGGTCGCGATCGGCTTCCTCGGGCGGATTGTGATGGAGAAGGGCCTCGACGTCTTCGCCAACACCATCGCGCTGCTTGAAAAGCGCAAGGTCAAATTCCGCGTGCTGGTGATCGGCGATGGGCCGGCGCGGCCCTATTTCGAGGGCAAATTGCCGAAGAACACCGCCTTCAGCGGCGTGCTCCACCCGCCCGAGATCGGCACCGCGGTCGCCAGCATGGACGTGCTGTTCAACCCCTCGGCGACCGAGACCTTCGGCAATGTCACGCTGGAGGCGATGGCCTGCGGCCATCCGGTGGTCGCCGCGCAGGCGACCGGCAGCGACATGCTGGTGATCGACGGGGTGACCGGCGCGCTGATCAAGCCGAACTCGATCCGCGATTTCGCGCGGACGCTGCAATCCTATGTCGAACGGCCGGACCTGCGCGCGGCCCACGGCAGCGCGGGCGAGCGGCGCAGCCTCGATTTCGACTGGGACCGGATCAACCAGGGCATGCTCGACACCTACCTGCGGCTCGCGCGGCAGCGGGCGGCGAGGCGGGGCGGCTAG
- a CDS encoding helix-turn-helix domain-containing protein, giving the protein MKSKSFAGMRCSIAGALELIGDRWAFLIIRDLYFGLSRYDELRESTGIPAATLAARLKHLVQSGIAERARYQERPPRDAYRLTAKGRDLWKVNIALREWGDRWDATGHGAPSIETIDRETGRALQIAVVDRETGKVVPLERVELRPGPGADPAVRRLLTPLSEENQ; this is encoded by the coding sequence ATGAAGTCGAAATCCTTCGCCGGGATGCGGTGCTCGATCGCTGGCGCGCTTGAGCTCATCGGTGACCGTTGGGCATTCCTTATCATCCGGGATCTGTACTTTGGGCTGAGCCGGTATGACGAGTTGCGCGAGAGCACCGGTATTCCCGCTGCCACGCTGGCGGCCCGGCTCAAGCACCTCGTCCAGTCGGGGATCGCCGAGCGCGCACGCTATCAGGAGCGCCCGCCGCGCGATGCATACAGGCTGACCGCCAAGGGGCGTGACCTGTGGAAGGTCAACATTGCGCTGCGCGAATGGGGAGACCGCTGGGATGCAACCGGACACGGCGCGCCGTCTATCGAAACGATCGACCGCGAAACCGGGCGGGCGCTCCAGATCGCGGTCGTCGACCGGGAGACGGGCAAGGTGGTGCCCTTAGAGCGGGTCGAGCTACGTCCGGGCCCTGGTGCCGATCCCGCTGTTCGCCGTCTCCTGACGCCCTTATCGGAAGAAAATCAATGA
- a CDS encoding replication-associated recombination protein A: MADLFADDLPPPPAADIPREDAPLADRLRPTNLGEVIGQEHLTGPEGAIGRMVAAGKLSSMILWGPPGTGKTSIARLLADAVGMRFVAISAVFSGVADLKKAFAEAELAAKAGQRTLLFVDEIHRFNRAQQDGFLPFVERGTVTLVGATTENPSFALNAALLSRAQVLILHRLDAKALSHLLDRAEELEGPLPLTPEAREAMVASADGDGRFLLNQAETLYAARIPEPLDPAALGAFLQRRVAVYDKDREGHYNLISALHKSLRGSDPNAALYYMARMLTAGEEPLFVLRRLTRAAVEDVGLADPNALVQCIAAKQAYEFLGSPEGELAIVQACLYLATAPKSNASYKAMGSSFRSARETGSLMPPMNIVNAPTKLMKDVGYGKGYTYDHDAEDGFSGDNYWPEEMEPQAYYTPVERGFEREVLKRMEWWAKRREEKQA, encoded by the coding sequence ATGGCCGACCTCTTTGCCGACGATCTCCCGCCCCCGCCCGCAGCCGACATCCCGCGCGAGGATGCGCCGCTGGCGGACCGGCTGCGCCCGACGAACCTGGGGGAGGTCATCGGACAGGAACATTTGACCGGGCCGGAAGGCGCGATCGGACGGATGGTCGCGGCCGGGAAACTGTCGAGCATGATCCTGTGGGGGCCGCCCGGCACCGGCAAGACCAGCATCGCGCGGCTGCTGGCCGATGCGGTGGGGATGCGCTTCGTCGCGATCAGCGCGGTGTTCTCGGGCGTGGCCGATCTCAAGAAGGCCTTCGCCGAGGCGGAGCTCGCCGCGAAGGCCGGCCAGCGCACGCTGCTGTTCGTGGACGAGATCCACCGCTTCAACCGCGCCCAGCAGGACGGCTTCCTGCCCTTCGTCGAGCGCGGCACCGTCACGCTGGTCGGCGCGACGACCGAGAACCCGAGCTTCGCGCTCAACGCCGCGCTGCTCAGCCGCGCGCAGGTGCTGATCCTCCACCGGCTCGACGCGAAAGCGCTCAGCCATCTGCTCGACCGGGCGGAGGAACTCGAAGGCCCCCTGCCGCTCACCCCGGAAGCCAGGGAGGCAATGGTCGCCAGCGCCGACGGCGACGGGCGCTTCCTGCTCAACCAGGCCGAGACGCTCTACGCCGCGCGGATCCCCGAGCCGCTCGATCCGGCGGCGCTCGGGGCGTTCCTCCAGCGCAGGGTCGCGGTCTACGACAAGGACCGCGAGGGGCATTACAACCTCATCTCCGCGCTCCATAAGAGCCTGCGCGGATCGGATCCGAACGCCGCGCTCTATTACATGGCGCGAATGCTGACCGCGGGGGAGGAGCCGCTGTTCGTACTGCGCCGCCTGACCCGCGCGGCGGTAGAGGATGTCGGCCTCGCCGATCCGAATGCGCTGGTGCAATGCATCGCGGCAAAGCAGGCCTACGAGTTCCTCGGCAGCCCCGAAGGCGAGCTGGCGATCGTGCAGGCCTGCCTCTATCTCGCGACCGCGCCCAAATCGAACGCGTCCTACAAGGCGATGGGTTCGTCTTTCCGCAGCGCGCGCGAGACCGGCAGCCTGATGCCACCGATGAACATCGTCAACGCGCCGACCAAGCTGATGAAGGATGTCGGCTACGGCAAGGGTTACACCTACGACCACGACGCCGAGGACGGCTTCTCGGGCGACAATTACTGGCCCGAGGAAATGGAGCCGCAGGCCTATTACACCCCGGTCGAGCGCGGTTTTGAACGCGAGGTGCTCAAGCGGATGGAATGGTGGGCCAAGCGCCGGGAGGAGAAACAGGCATGA
- the def gene encoding peptide deformylase, with amino-acid sequence MIREILKMGDPRLLVIARPVEDPADPQLAGIIADLYDTMHAAGGIGIAAPQVGIDLRLMIFGFEANARYPGELPVPATTLINPWLELLTDEVEEGWEGCLSVPGMRGLVPRETHIQYGGTLEDGSQLAREAHGFHARVFQHEFDHLNGVLYPHRIRDLTKFGFIEALFPDGSLAAVEDAGQSLRQ; translated from the coding sequence ATGATCCGCGAAATCCTGAAGATGGGCGACCCGCGGCTATTGGTGATCGCAAGGCCGGTTGAGGATCCTGCAGATCCGCAACTCGCCGGGATCATCGCCGACCTGTACGATACGATGCATGCTGCCGGCGGGATCGGCATCGCTGCGCCGCAGGTCGGTATCGATCTACGCCTGATGATTTTCGGCTTCGAAGCCAATGCCCGCTATCCGGGCGAACTGCCTGTTCCAGCCACTACGCTTATCAATCCTTGGCTCGAACTGCTCACCGACGAGGTGGAGGAAGGTTGGGAAGGGTGCCTTTCGGTGCCGGGCATGCGCGGGCTTGTCCCCCGGGAGACCCACATTCAATACGGGGGGACACTCGAAGACGGCTCGCAACTGGCGCGCGAGGCACACGGTTTCCATGCACGGGTCTTCCAGCACGAATTCGATCACTTGAACGGCGTCCTTTATCCTCACCGGATCCGCGATCTAACCAAGTTCGGCTTCATCGAAGCGCTTTTCCCGGATGGCAGCCTTGCTGCGGTGGAAGACGCTGGTCAGTCTTTGCGGCAATAG
- a CDS encoding DUF2218 domain-containing protein: protein MTATTPPAINPPATATATATATVPTGNGSRYLQQLCKHWSHSLPVEFTPEHGEIRFPAEGRAGSFPGEALVSFAARADALEVTIAASVPEQREIMKGVVARHLDRFAFREAPLPFDWRDAA from the coding sequence ATGACTGCAACCACCCCTCCCGCAATCAATCCTCCCGCAACCGCCACCGCCACCGCCACCGCCACCGTGCCGACCGGCAACGGCAGCCGCTACCTCCAGCAATTGTGCAAGCACTGGTCGCACAGCCTGCCGGTCGAATTCACGCCCGAGCACGGCGAGATCCGCTTTCCGGCGGAAGGGCGCGCGGGCAGCTTCCCCGGCGAAGCACTGGTCTCGTTCGCCGCGCGCGCCGATGCGCTCGAAGTGACGATCGCGGCGAGCGTGCCCGAACAGCGCGAGATCATGAAGGGCGTCGTCGCCCGACACCTTGACCGCTTCGCCTTCCGCGAGGCGCCGCTGCCGTTCGACTGGCGCGACGCGGCCTAG